Proteins encoded by one window of Methanobacterium sp. CWC-01:
- a CDS encoding DUF2304 domain-containing protein: MEFHLYQYLGILVGVVAFLFTLSRFRKGKMSLGMLALWSGVWIIIILVSLNPDATSQLALATGIGRGLDVILILGLIGCYYLLFRIFNMMENLEEQMNYLIRELALQGGESGEKEDDED; encoded by the coding sequence ATGGAGTTTCACTTGTATCAATATCTGGGGATCCTGGTGGGGGTAGTGGCCTTCCTCTTCACCCTGTCCCGGTTCCGGAAGGGTAAAATGTCCCTGGGGATGCTGGCCCTGTGGAGTGGGGTGTGGATCATCATCATCCTGGTCTCCCTCAACCCCGATGCCACCTCCCAATTGGCCCTGGCCACGGGTATCGGCCGGGGACTGGATGTCATACTTATACTGGGCCTCATCGGCTGCTACTATCTATTGTTCCGGATATTCAACATGATGGAGAACTTGGAGGAACAGATGAACTACCTCATCAGGGAGTTAGCCCTCCAGGGAGGGGAAAGTGGCGAGAAAGAGGATGATGAGGACTAG
- a CDS encoding glycosyltransferase family 2 protein: MRTDTKKGTTPADAFFQEHGPGIVVVLPAYNEDQTISGVLDDLLRLGVQLVVVNDGSQDDTHRIVQEYVKNYPGRVHLYRHLLNRGVGATLQTGLQAALLLRPRALVTFDADGQHHAQDLYGVVRPVVEGQADAVIGIRDFRKMPLHKKFGNTVMNLITLIFYGHQVVDSQSGFRAFTPQAVRMMDLHSSGYGICSEMVGEVFRHDLRLEEVPITTIFTDYSLSKGTDTKIGLKILIKLIRDVFK; encoded by the coding sequence TTGAGAACCGATACCAAAAAGGGGACCACACCAGCAGATGCTTTCTTCCAGGAACACGGCCCGGGCATCGTGGTGGTGCTGCCGGCCTACAATGAGGACCAGACCATAAGCGGGGTCCTGGATGATCTGTTGCGGCTGGGGGTGCAGCTGGTGGTGGTAAATGACGGCAGCCAGGATGACACCCACCGCATCGTCCAGGAATATGTGAAGAACTATCCCGGGCGGGTGCACCTCTACCGGCATCTTTTGAACCGGGGAGTGGGAGCCACCCTGCAGACCGGACTCCAGGCCGCCCTCTTATTAAGGCCCCGGGCCCTGGTGACCTTCGACGCCGATGGCCAGCACCATGCCCAGGACCTGTACGGGGTGGTGCGGCCGGTGGTGGAGGGCCAGGCCGATGCAGTGATTGGTATCCGGGATTTCAGGAAGATGCCCCTGCACAAGAAGTTCGGGAACACGGTGATGAACCTCATCACCCTCATCTTCTACGGCCACCAGGTGGTGGACTCCCAGTCCGGCTTCCGGGCCTTCACCCCCCAGGCCGTCCGGATGATGGATCTGCACAGCAGTGGCTACGGCATCTGCTCGGAGATGGTGGGCGAAGTATTCCGGCATGATCTGCGCCTGGAGGAGGTGCCCATAACTACCATCTTCACTGACTACTCCCTGTCCAAGGGTACTGACACCAAGATTGGCCTGAAAATACTGATTAAACTAATAAGAGATGTGTTCAAATAA
- a CDS encoding glycosyltransferase has product MTMRVTVGIVARNEEEYLANTLKSLVDQDFPREEYEILVVDGDSQDRSREVARQVLEESGLQHAVYNEKDYGSSGLCFARNLVIDNSDPQARYIAYTDADCVVAPDWLRTLYQAVEDSGEDVAGAGGPRLIAPTENKKELVINAFITSLVASGGNPAFSQREVPYLESIPNYNAIYKKGLIKKFRYDESLVISDDHELNYRLHQAGYLFKYVPEARVYHRETDSVGQFTRNMFRYGFNMTSLLRKHRRFFKVKVLLTLTMLLYLVLLLPLYLLLGNLSLIPFLLYLAYAILAWGEVLIRTRTIYSFLVFLLMPLQHLAYAGGVIYNFLTPQRRV; this is encoded by the coding sequence ATGACCATGCGTGTAACGGTGGGTATCGTGGCCCGTAATGAGGAGGAGTATCTGGCCAATACCCTGAAGAGCCTGGTGGATCAGGACTTCCCCCGGGAGGAGTACGAGATCCTGGTGGTGGATGGTGACAGCCAGGACCGGAGCCGGGAGGTGGCCCGCCAGGTGCTGGAGGAGTCCGGCCTGCAACATGCAGTTTACAATGAGAAGGACTACGGTTCCAGTGGCCTGTGCTTCGCCCGGAACCTGGTGATTGATAACAGCGACCCTCAGGCCCGGTACATAGCCTACACCGACGCCGACTGTGTGGTGGCCCCAGATTGGCTGCGCACCCTCTACCAGGCCGTGGAGGATAGTGGGGAGGATGTGGCTGGTGCCGGGGGTCCCCGGCTCATCGCCCCCACTGAGAATAAGAAGGAACTGGTTATAAACGCCTTCATCACCTCCCTGGTGGCCTCGGGTGGTAACCCGGCCTTCAGCCAGCGGGAGGTGCCCTACCTGGAGAGCATACCCAACTACAACGCCATCTACAAGAAGGGTCTCATTAAAAAATTCCGCTACGATGAGAGCCTGGTCATCAGCGATGATCATGAACTCAACTACCGTCTGCACCAGGCCGGGTATCTCTTCAAATACGTGCCAGAGGCCCGGGTTTACCACCGGGAAACCGACTCGGTGGGGCAGTTCACCCGGAACATGTTCCGCTACGGATTCAACATGACCAGCCTCCTGCGCAAGCACCGCCGCTTCTTTAAGGTGAAGGTGCTGTTAACCCTGACCATGCTCCTCTACCTGGTGCTTCTCTTACCCCTCTACCTCCTCCTGGGCAATCTATCCTTAATTCCGTTCCTACTGTACCTGGCATATGCCATCCTGGCCTGGGGTGAGGTTCTAATCCGCACCCGGACGATTTACTCATTTCTGGTATTCCTGCTCATGCCCCTGCAGCATTTGGCCTATGCCGGTGGGGTGATCTACAACTTCCTCACCCCCCAGAGGAGGGTGTGA
- a CDS encoding flavodoxin family protein, protein MVKVMGMVGSPRAGGNTQKLVEVALEAAQEAGAATELLTLHDKEMEPCIACDICRETGECAIYDDVPGVLERMVEADAIIIGSPVYFGNVTGQLKILMDRSRPLRREFKLKNKVCGALAVGASRNGGQETTIQAIHHYLLIQDAILVGDGDPLAHYGGAGMGGPVGDTESDDPGLETSRNLGRRVAELARLLER, encoded by the coding sequence ATGGTTAAGGTCATGGGAATGGTGGGCAGCCCCCGCGCTGGTGGGAACACCCAGAAACTGGTGGAAGTAGCCCTGGAAGCTGCCCAGGAGGCAGGTGCAGCTACGGAGCTTTTAACTTTACATGATAAGGAGATGGAACCCTGCATTGCCTGTGACATCTGCCGGGAGACCGGGGAGTGCGCCATCTACGATGATGTGCCCGGGGTGCTGGAGAGGATGGTGGAAGCCGATGCCATCATCATCGGCAGTCCGGTGTACTTTGGAAACGTCACCGGTCAGTTGAAGATACTTATGGACCGCAGCCGTCCCCTCCGGAGGGAGTTCAAACTGAAAAATAAGGTATGCGGGGCCCTGGCCGTGGGTGCCTCCCGTAATGGTGGTCAGGAAACCACTATCCAGGCCATCCATCACTACCTGCTCATACAGGACGCCATCCTGGTGGGGGATGGGGATCCCCTGGCCCATTACGGTGGTGCCGGGATGGGGGGACCGGTGGGGGACACTGAATCTGATGACCCGGGTCTGGAGACCAGCCGGAACCTGGGACGCCGGGTGGCGGAGCTGGCCCGGCTTCTAGAACGATAG
- a CDS encoding tRNA (5-methylaminomethyl-2-thiouridine)(34)-methyltransferase MnmD: MSTEFYPAITPPPRVLEALAHYFQEEREGDPTARQRAQVFLRDFLVETADGSYTLPSQRINDQQEHMHSIHGAVTEAREKFAVPSGLEGQDEVRVLDLCSGLGYNAAALLEQQPGRVEVDLVEYSPETLAAALLLPEPMPSHQLVKRAIEDHLRGVGYLRYQTQPPLPGNIKIRVHIGDARQLLPELTPPYQAVFLDPFSPSKSPELYSAEFLEQLSQLLSPTGRILTYTSAAPVRMALVMAGLELGEGPRVGRRGGTIASPTRSKLNPLSDDDERMVALSDAGVPYRDPELQDHPQNILERRKEERKRARNTSRLASTVRTPLYLNREVKNPKLKRRIEKQINNVGLAGLNSEEARYLVCPQYELCICHCGQGRYPGSRGRIVEMQRRLEELLTDR, encoded by the coding sequence ATGTCCACCGAGTTTTACCCTGCCATCACCCCTCCCCCCCGGGTCCTGGAAGCACTGGCCCACTACTTCCAGGAGGAACGGGAGGGAGACCCCACCGCCCGCCAACGTGCCCAGGTCTTTCTCAGGGACTTTCTGGTGGAAACTGCTGACGGATCCTACACCCTGCCCTCCCAGAGGATAAATGACCAGCAGGAGCACATGCACAGCATCCACGGGGCGGTTACTGAGGCCCGGGAGAAATTCGCCGTCCCCTCTGGATTAGAAGGTCAGGATGAAGTCCGGGTCCTGGACCTGTGCAGTGGCCTGGGCTACAACGCCGCCGCCCTCCTGGAACAGCAGCCGGGCCGGGTGGAAGTGGACCTGGTGGAGTACTCCCCGGAGACCCTGGCTGCCGCCCTCCTCCTGCCGGAGCCCATGCCCAGCCACCAGCTGGTGAAACGGGCCATTGAAGACCACCTGCGGGGGGTGGGATACCTCCGCTACCAGACCCAGCCTCCCCTCCCCGGGAACATTAAGATCAGGGTGCACATCGGCGACGCCCGCCAGCTACTCCCGGAGTTGACACCACCCTACCAGGCGGTGTTCCTGGACCCCTTCAGCCCCAGTAAATCCCCGGAACTGTACAGTGCCGAGTTCCTAGAGCAACTGTCACAACTCCTATCCCCGACGGGCCGTATCCTGACCTACACCTCCGCGGCACCGGTGCGGATGGCCCTGGTTATGGCGGGCCTGGAGCTGGGAGAAGGACCCCGGGTGGGCCGGCGGGGCGGTACCATTGCCTCCCCCACCCGGAGTAAATTGAACCCCCTAAGTGATGATGATGAGCGGATGGTGGCCCTGTCCGATGCCGGAGTACCCTACCGGGATCCGGAGTTACAGGACCACCCCCAGAATATCCTGGAAAGGAGAAAAGAAGAAAGAAAAAGAGCCCGGAACACCAGCCGCCTGGCCTCCACGGTACGTACCCCCCTGTACCTTAACCGGGAGGTGAAGAATCCTAAACTGAAAAGAAGAATAGAAAAACAGATAAACAATGTGGGGCTGGCTGGTCTTAACTCTGAGGAGGCCCGCTACCTGGTTTGCCCCCAGTATGAGCTGTGCATCTGCCACTGTGGCCAGGGAAGGTATCCTGGCTCCCGGGGGAGGATAGTGGAGATGCAACGCCGCCTGGAAGAATTACTCACAGACAGGTAA
- the tgtA gene encoding tRNA guanosine(15) transglycosylase TgtA, whose product MNFEIKYKDARARVGILTTDHGKIRTPALMPVVHPGRQTLPVKDYGAEIVITNAYLIYKNDELREQALKEGVHGLIDFPGPIVTDSGSFQLSTYGEVEVTNPEIIQFQEAIGTDIGTSLDIPTPPDVPRERAERDLEVTLERARESLQVREDLMMNSVVQGSTYPDLRSKCAQELAGMDFQVHPIGAVVPLMESYRYRELVEVVMASVEHLPDSRPRHLMGAGHPMVFALAVAMGCDLFDSAAYILYAQDDRLLMPNGTHKLENLVEMPCSCPVCTAYTPTDLRSMDGEERTLLLAQHNLAISFAEIRQIRQAIVEGSLWELVEQRCRAHPYLLDALRRLGTYSPLIEKYDPPYKKSAFFYSGTESLRRPEVYRHWEKVKKLPRKEAVLLLAPVTKPYSQNLTHYLGVGYRKGDCGGVIQGKVPLQLAVVDVPFGVIPLELDQVYPLAQNETPTIMDQEARHQVKMMVEEYLKGFETALVDCKLVKKYQLDLEEQVTVVDPLSLDTDDLERVRMIADYQFLPGAGVALFNGPVRVVKSRKTGKIRHLYQGEDLIATLRASDGVLVLAALGARKLHQHLPYPVNRVVVNEEAEPFAREGKSIFAKFVINCDIDIHAQEEVLIVNSEDELLAFGKSILNGREITDFQTGQAVKTRKGGL is encoded by the coding sequence ATGAACTTCGAGATTAAGTACAAGGATGCCCGGGCCCGGGTGGGAATCCTCACCACGGACCATGGTAAGATCAGAACCCCGGCCCTGATGCCGGTGGTGCACCCCGGCCGGCAGACCCTGCCGGTAAAGGATTACGGGGCGGAGATAGTAATCACCAACGCCTACCTCATCTACAAGAACGATGAACTCCGAGAACAGGCCTTAAAGGAGGGAGTGCATGGTTTAATTGACTTCCCCGGTCCCATCGTAACCGACAGTGGCTCCTTCCAGCTATCCACCTACGGGGAGGTGGAAGTCACCAACCCGGAGATCATCCAGTTCCAGGAGGCCATCGGCACCGACATCGGCACCAGCCTGGACATCCCCACACCCCCTGACGTCCCCAGGGAAAGGGCGGAACGGGACCTGGAGGTAACCCTGGAACGGGCCCGGGAGTCTCTCCAGGTACGGGAGGATCTGATGATGAACTCGGTGGTGCAGGGCTCCACCTACCCTGATCTGAGAAGCAAGTGTGCCCAGGAATTGGCCGGGATGGACTTCCAGGTACATCCCATCGGGGCGGTGGTCCCCCTCATGGAGTCCTACCGCTACCGGGAACTGGTGGAGGTGGTCATGGCCTCGGTGGAGCACCTGCCTGACTCCCGGCCCCGGCACCTCATGGGCGCCGGCCACCCCATGGTCTTTGCCCTGGCGGTGGCCATGGGCTGTGACCTGTTCGACTCCGCCGCTTACATCCTGTACGCCCAGGATGACCGGTTACTAATGCCCAATGGCACCCATAAACTGGAGAACCTGGTGGAGATGCCCTGCAGCTGCCCGGTGTGCACCGCATACACCCCCACGGATCTGAGGAGCATGGATGGGGAGGAGCGCACCCTGCTATTGGCCCAGCATAACCTGGCCATCAGCTTCGCTGAGATCCGCCAGATCCGCCAGGCCATAGTGGAGGGCAGCCTGTGGGAGCTGGTGGAACAGCGTTGCCGGGCCCATCCCTACCTGTTAGATGCCCTGCGGAGACTGGGAACTTATTCTCCTCTGATAGAGAAGTATGATCCTCCCTACAAGAAGTCAGCCTTCTTCTACTCCGGCACCGAGTCCCTCCGCCGTCCCGAGGTCTACCGCCACTGGGAGAAGGTTAAGAAACTGCCCCGGAAGGAGGCGGTGCTGTTGTTAGCCCCGGTTACCAAGCCCTACTCCCAGAACCTCACCCACTACCTGGGGGTTGGTTACCGGAAGGGAGACTGTGGAGGTGTCATCCAGGGAAAGGTACCCCTGCAACTGGCGGTGGTGGACGTTCCCTTCGGGGTGATACCCCTGGAATTGGATCAGGTCTATCCCCTGGCCCAGAACGAGACCCCCACCATCATGGACCAGGAGGCCCGCCATCAGGTTAAGATGATGGTGGAGGAGTACCTGAAGGGCTTTGAAACCGCACTGGTAGATTGTAAACTGGTTAAAAAGTATCAACTGGACCTGGAGGAACAGGTTACCGTGGTGGATCCTCTATCCCTGGATACGGATGACCTGGAGCGGGTGCGGATGATAGCCGACTACCAGTTCCTGCCTGGAGCCGGAGTGGCCCTCTTTAATGGACCGGTACGGGTGGTGAAGAGTCGTAAAACCGGCAAGATCCGGCACCTCTACCAGGGGGAGGATTTAATCGCCACCCTGCGAGCCAGTGATGGGGTTCTGGTACTGGCGGCCCTGGGGGCCCGGAAACTCCATCAACACCTTCCCTACCCGGTTAACCGGGTAGTGGTTAATGAAGAGGCCGAGCCCTTCGCCCGGGAAGGAAAAAGTATATTTGCTAAATTTGTAATAAATTGTGACATAGATATCCATGCACAGGAAGAAGTGTTAATCGTCAACAGTGAGGATGAACTACTGGCCTTTGGTAAGTCCATTTTAAACGGCCGGGAGATCACCGACTTCCAAACCGGTCAAGCAGTTAAGACGAGAAAAGGAGGACTTTAA
- a CDS encoding nascent polypeptide-associated complex protein, whose product MLPGAGMNPKQMKQMQRAMKQMGMDMKDMKGVEEVVIRLKDKELVIKNPKVNVMNFMGQNTYQVTGKTKEQLLEKELVIPDDDVDMVATQTGVTKEEARQALEETQGDLAEAIMKLSS is encoded by the coding sequence ATGTTACCAGGAGCAGGGATGAACCCTAAACAGATGAAGCAGATGCAGCGGGCCATGAAGCAGATGGGAATGGACATGAAGGATATGAAGGGCGTGGAGGAAGTGGTGATACGCCTGAAGGATAAGGAACTGGTTATTAAAAACCCCAAAGTCAATGTCATGAACTTCATGGGTCAGAACACCTACCAGGTAACTGGTAAGACCAAGGAGCAACTGTTAGAGAAGGAACTGGTCATACCCGATGATGATGTGGACATGGTAGCCACCCAGACCGGAGTCACTAAAGAAGAGGCTCGCCAGGCACTGGAAGAAACCCAGGGCGACCTGGCCGAGGCCATCATGAAGCTGAGTTCCTGA
- a CDS encoding metallophosphoesterase family protein, with product MAYLAHISDLHVGSVDFREELLLQVVDDINSSNPDATIVTGDLTENGYYSEFLMAAEYLDMINSPMLVVPGNHDARHVGDQTFRELIRGRYSTLIRGMYSTLHVKSQDLQVIGLDSSEPDLDNGKVGRTQEKWMIEELHKANDRGLYRIIALHHHIIPVPHTGRERNVLSDAGDILLSMCRNHANLVLSGHKHIPHVWMVEDTAFATAGTVSSLKLRGKQLSSYNTVDIDDDYIEILLNSADGEVTSLAKYENTCR from the coding sequence ATGGCCTACCTTGCCCATATATCCGATCTGCACGTGGGGTCGGTGGATTTCCGGGAGGAACTACTCCTCCAGGTGGTGGATGATATCAACAGCAGCAACCCCGATGCCACCATCGTCACTGGAGACTTAACCGAGAATGGCTATTACTCCGAGTTCCTGATGGCCGCCGAGTACCTGGACATGATAAACAGTCCCATGCTGGTGGTTCCTGGTAACCACGACGCCCGGCACGTAGGGGACCAAACCTTCCGGGAACTCATCCGGGGCCGGTACAGCACCCTCATACGGGGTATGTACAGCACCCTCCACGTTAAAAGTCAGGATTTGCAGGTTATAGGTCTGGATAGCAGTGAACCAGACCTGGATAATGGTAAGGTAGGAAGAACCCAGGAGAAATGGATGATAGAAGAGTTACACAAGGCCAACGATAGGGGCCTGTACCGGATCATTGCCCTTCACCATCACATCATCCCGGTGCCCCACACCGGAAGGGAGAGAAACGTTTTAAGCGATGCCGGTGACATACTACTATCCATGTGTAGGAATCATGCCAACCTGGTTCTATCCGGCCATAAACACATACCCCACGTGTGGATGGTGGAGGACACCGCCTTCGCCACGGCTGGCACAGTTTCCTCCCTGAAGTTAAGGGGTAAGCAACTGTCCTCCTACAACACGGTGGACATAGATGATGATTATATCGAGATACTGTTGAACAGCGCCGATGGGGAGGTTACCTCCCTGGCCAAGTATGAAAACACGTGCAGGTGA
- a CDS encoding NYN domain-containing protein, with translation MQVIVDAANVAHHGKMEGKPSLDRILQAVGALEKMGFQPVLIADASLRHEIDQKDDYLKLVEEGKIQEVPSGTTADHHILKRAEEEDAKILSNDVFREYNDEFQDIQSRRIPFTFKGDNILVGSAAKPKKIKNILQKISTQTLNEFEKKGYDSYRLKKNKKLSGIAVAKEAIDRITKTREEGIDSKLENVFMKIPFFEKVLHMVEDAETTSDFIIFVLVSPRDYRDAVRNAGNIAVTVGDRLKMDHAPLVAVRNDLFTKPGSFELNIIYSDEILEESPYHVNITINDHDYPFIKKNSRNIASTVAARLGTWKFPIVSVKPSMLMEKPGNFEIHLEKGGRD, from the coding sequence TTGCAGGTTATTGTAGACGCAGCTAACGTGGCCCATCACGGGAAGATGGAGGGTAAGCCCAGCCTAGACCGTATACTGCAGGCGGTGGGAGCCCTGGAGAAGATGGGCTTTCAGCCGGTTCTCATAGCCGATGCCTCCCTGAGACACGAGATTGACCAGAAGGATGATTATCTGAAACTGGTGGAGGAAGGTAAGATCCAGGAGGTGCCCTCGGGGACCACGGCTGACCACCATATCCTGAAGAGGGCCGAGGAGGAGGATGCCAAGATCCTATCCAACGACGTCTTCCGGGAGTACAACGATGAATTCCAGGATATACAGAGCCGCCGGATACCCTTCACCTTCAAGGGGGACAACATACTGGTGGGCTCCGCTGCCAAGCCCAAGAAGATCAAGAACATCCTGCAGAAGATATCCACCCAGACCCTGAATGAATTCGAGAAGAAGGGTTATGACTCTTACCGATTGAAGAAGAATAAGAAACTTTCAGGGATAGCGGTGGCCAAGGAGGCCATTGACCGCATCACCAAAACCCGGGAGGAGGGTATTGACTCCAAACTGGAGAACGTGTTCATGAAGATACCCTTCTTTGAAAAGGTCCTGCACATGGTGGAGGATGCCGAGACCACCAGTGACTTCATCATCTTCGTCTTAGTCAGCCCCCGGGACTACCGGGATGCGGTGCGTAACGCGGGTAACATCGCCGTTACCGTGGGGGACCGACTGAAGATGGACCACGCACCCCTGGTGGCGGTGCGTAACGACCTGTTCACCAAGCCCGGCTCCTTTGAACTGAACATCATCTACTCCGATGAGATACTGGAGGAATCACCCTACCATGTGAACATCACCATCAACGACCATGATTATCCCTTCATTAAGAAAAACTCCCGAAACATAGCCAGCACGGTGGCCGCCCGGCTGGGCACCTGGAAGTTCCCCATAGTCTCGGTTAAGCCCAGTAT